Proteins from a single region of Hordeum vulgare subsp. vulgare chromosome 6H, MorexV3_pseudomolecules_assembly, whole genome shotgun sequence:
- the LOC123402515 gene encoding translation initiation factor IF-2-like, producing MLPSRPRSRSWGGAPTAPPAPPASGSKATPRHERSRSTTTFSTPSSETVAAQLNKQDTLQDVMEPRSDGDAPSSPASARVRLLEREVATAKQAEAKMLESLISQTKELEQAKVALEEATLRQGPAQGQWSVRDLMFGGVDEEINGLRARLRSALAAEERSRKAADDLAAALSAVTMEAKQVKAWLSDAQAEVERANAEAGRLEGLLRTAEADLWSATEQLDGIMSDWKEAAAAWRAREKALLGRARAAEEDAAGARRENAELAELRRAADHDNDGLRRALERAAEEANAASESLEFASGENSKLRDALAEKEDAMESLRLENESLKSSEAAAQGRATDLHNQLTEATKTADGGAGGGEKARAAGLLLEEWKADAQGKLSAAAFLDSGRMMAAASRKDRRMFASISNLAELRSAAAAAAMDDYYEFDHFDDGRQYGGLEHAMKQRKRRSVLRKFGDLFRRRSLRKSDDFAPVLAR from the exons ATGCTGCCATCCAGGCCGAG ATCGCGATCGTGGGGTGGTGCGCCGACGgctcctccggctcctccggctTCCGGTTCCAAAGCCACGCCCCGGCACGAGCGCAGCAGGTCCACCACCACCTTCTCCACGCCATCTTCCGAG ACAGTGGCGGCGCAGCTGAACAAGCAAGACACGCTCCAGGACGTCATGGAGCCGCGGAGCGACGGCGACGCGCCATCGTCGCCGGCGTCGGCGCGGGTGCGGCTTCTGGAGCGAGAGgtggccacggcgaagcaggccgAGGCGAAGATGCTGGAGTCGTTGATCAGCCAGACCAAGGAGCTGGAGCAGGCCAAGGTGGCGCTCGAGGAGGCCACGCTGCGGCAGGGCCCCGCGCAGGGGCAGTGGAGCGTCAGGGACCTCATGTTCGGCGGCGTCGACGAGGAGATCAACGGGCTGAGGGCCAGGCTCCGGTCCGCGCTGGCCGCCGAGGAGAGGAGCCGGAAGGCcgcggacgacctcgccgccgcgcTCTCCGCCGTCACCATGGAGGCCAAGCAGGTCAAGGCGTGGCTGTCCGACGCGCAGGCCGAGGTCGAGCGCGCCAACGCCGAGGCCGGCCGGCTCGAGGGCCTGCTGCGCACCGCCGAGGCGGACCTGTGGTCGGCCACCGAGCAGCTCGACGGCATCATGTCGGACTGGAAGGAGGCCGCGGCCGCCTGGCGCGCCAGGGAGAAGGCGCTGCTCGGACGCGCCCGCGCGGCCGAGGAGGACGCCGCCGGCGCCCGGCGTGAGAACGCCGAGCTCGCCGAGCTGCGCCGGGCGGCCGACCACGACAACGACGGCCTGCGGCGCGCGCTggagcgggcggcggaggaggccaACGCGGCCAGCGAGTCGCTCGAGTTCGCGAGCGGCGAGAACTCCAAGCTGCGCGACGCCCTCGCCGAGAAAGAGGACGCCATGGAGTCCCTGAGGCTGGAGAACGAGTCGCTCAAGTCCAGCGAGGCTGCCGCGCAGGGGCGTGCCACGGATCTGCACAATCAGCTCACGGAGGCAACCAAGACAGCCGATggtggcgccggcggtggggagaAGGCACGCGCAGCGGGGTTGCTATTGGAGGAGTGGAAAGCCGATGCGCAGGGGAAGCTTAGCGCGGCGGCGTTCCTGGACTCCGGCAGGATGATGGCCGCCGCGAGCCGGAAGGATCGTCGGATGTTCGCGTCCATCAGCAACCTCGCGGAGCTGAggtcagcggcggcggcggcggccatggacGATTACTACGAGTTCGATCACTTCGATGACGGAAGACAGTACGGTGGCCTGGAGCATGCCATGAAGCAGAGGAAGAGGAGGTCCGTTCTACGCAAGTTCGGAGATCTTTTTAGGAGGAGAAGCCTGCGCAAGTCAGACGACTTTGCTCCGGTTCTCGCTAGGTAG
- the LOC123402726 gene encoding cytochrome c oxidase copper chaperone 2-like: MGSTESPAPVQTPAAACSIVNQAPAPATDSKPKKKICCACPDTKRLRDECIVEHGESACTKWIEAHKQCLRAEGFKV, encoded by the coding sequence ATGGGCAGCACGGAATCCCCAGCGCCAGTGCAGACACCGGCTGCTGCTTGCTCCATTGTGAACCAAGCCCCAGCTCCTGCCACTGACTCGAAGCCGAAGAAGAAGATATGCTGCGCTTGCCCTGACACCAAGAGGCTCAGAGATGAGTGCATCGTCGAGCACGGGGAGTCTGCctgcaccaagtggatcgaggctcacAAGCAATGCCTCCGTGCCGAGGGGTTCAAGGTCTGA